The window GTAGAACTGAGCAAAAAACTTTAAAACACAAGAGTTATGAGTATTCTAATCAATAAAGATACAAAGTTAATCGTACAGGGCATTACTGGTCGTGATGGTAGTTTCCACGCTTCAAAGATGAAGGAATATGGCACCAACGTGGTTGGTGGAACATCTCCTGGCAAGGCTGGTCAGGAGGTATGTGGCATCCCTGTATTCAACACAGTTAAAGACGCTGTTGCAGCAACTGGTGCCAACGCATCTATTATCTTCGTCCCTGCCCCATTCGCAAAAGACGCAATGCTTGAAGCAATTGATGGCGGCGTGAAACTCGTCATTTGTATCACTGAAGGCGTGCCAACACTCGATGCAGTTGCAGCACAACGTTACGCTAAGATTAAGGGTGTAAAGGTAATTGGTCCAAACTGTCCAGGACTTATTTCTCCAGAAGAGAGTATGGCTGGCATTATGCCAACTAATATCTTCAAGAAGGGACATACGGGTGTTATCAGCCGTAGTGGTACACTGACCTATGAGGTTGTTTATAACCTCACACAAGCTGGTTTAGGACAATCAACAGCAGTTGGTGTTGGTGGTGACCCAGTCGTTGGACTTTATTTCGAGGAACTTCTCCGTATGTTCCAAGATGACCCAGAGACAGATAGTATTGCACTCATTGGAGAGATTGGCGGTGATGCTGAAGAGCGTGCAGCTAAGTTTATCAAAGAGCATGTTACAAAGCCTGTAGCAGTATTCATCTCTGGTCAGCAAGCTCCTCCAGGCAAACAGATGGGACACGCTGGTGCTATTATCTCAAGTGGCTCTGGTTCTGCAAGCGAAAAGATTGCAGCTTTTGAGGCTGTAGGTGTA is drawn from Prevotella melaninogenica and contains these coding sequences:
- the sucD gene encoding succinate--CoA ligase subunit alpha; the encoded protein is MSILINKDTKLIVQGITGRDGSFHASKMKEYGTNVVGGTSPGKAGQEVCGIPVFNTVKDAVAATGANASIIFVPAPFAKDAMLEAIDGGVKLVICITEGVPTLDAVAAQRYAKIKGVKVIGPNCPGLISPEESMAGIMPTNIFKKGHTGVISRSGTLTYEVVYNLTQAGLGQSTAVGVGGDPVVGLYFEELLRMFQDDPETDSIALIGEIGGDAEERAAKFIKEHVTKPVAVFISGQQAPPGKQMGHAGAIISSGSGSASEKIAAFEAVGVPVARETSEIPELLKKQLKK